In Anaerolineales bacterium, one DNA window encodes the following:
- a CDS encoding peptidoglycan DD-metalloendopeptidase family protein yields the protein MQTNFKEDAPEPAGNGKKREQEKDGSAPLKEHGILTRWMNNLVGMGLGEPLLKIGTNVFTMIAIALVIVLAQAFFDQTQSPLSTNTAQASDPAVNEDVEIGSVPAMDIPITDGISRSAQIHTNIPSRPRQEVTLYIVQEGDTVFGIADKFGLEPQTILWGNYSILLDDPHSLKPGQELNILPVNGVYWEWLGGLTFGSWAEFYGVTAADIIEFPGNNIDAETVGDYNNANIETGTWLIIPGGKREFVSWSAPLGVTRENPASARVLGAGACDPVSGGAIGYGAYVYPTNKHYLSGFDYSPKANHFGIDLAGNTGEAVYAADAGVVVYAGWNDYGYGNMIMIDHGNGFQSLYAHLSAFNVGCGQSVGQGEVIGAVGSTGRSSGAHLHFELMAGSKVNPWDYLPPP from the coding sequence ATGCAAACCAATTTTAAAGAAGATGCTCCAGAACCTGCCGGAAATGGCAAGAAAAGGGAGCAGGAAAAAGACGGCAGCGCGCCGTTAAAAGAACACGGTATTCTAACACGCTGGATGAACAATCTCGTGGGCATGGGGCTGGGTGAACCCCTTTTGAAGATCGGGACGAATGTATTCACCATGATCGCGATCGCGCTGGTCATCGTGCTTGCACAGGCGTTTTTCGATCAGACCCAAAGTCCGCTGTCCACAAACACGGCACAGGCTTCAGATCCCGCCGTGAACGAAGATGTGGAGATCGGCTCCGTCCCCGCAATGGATATCCCCATCACAGACGGCATTTCGCGCTCGGCGCAAATTCATACGAATATCCCATCCCGTCCACGCCAGGAGGTTACCTTATATATCGTGCAGGAAGGCGATACTGTCTTTGGCATTGCGGATAAATTCGGGCTGGAACCGCAAACGATTTTGTGGGGAAACTATTCCATACTGCTGGACGACCCGCACTCCCTGAAACCCGGCCAGGAATTGAACATCCTGCCTGTGAATGGTGTCTATTGGGAATGGCTCGGCGGGCTTACCTTTGGAAGCTGGGCTGAGTTTTACGGTGTGACTGCGGCGGATATTATCGAATTCCCCGGCAACAATATTGACGCGGAAACGGTTGGTGACTACAACAACGCAAATATCGAAACGGGCACCTGGCTGATCATCCCCGGCGGGAAAAGGGAGTTCGTCAGTTGGAGTGCGCCGCTTGGTGTGACACGTGAAAATCCCGCTTCTGCGCGTGTGCTTGGCGCCGGTGCGTGCGACCCGGTCAGCGGCGGCGCAATTGGATACGGCGCCTATGTGTATCCCACCAACAAACATTATCTTTCCGGGTTCGATTATTCCCCTAAAGCCAACCATTTCGGCATTGACCTGGCCGGCAATACCGGCGAAGCCGTGTATGCCGCGGACGCGGGCGTGGTCGTGTACGCAGGCTGGAACGATTACGGCTACGGCAACATGATCATGATAGACCACGGCAATGGGTTCCAATCCTTGTATGCCCATCTGAGCGCATTCAACGTCGGGTGCGGACAAAGTGTCGGTCAGGGCGAGGTCATTGGCGCGGTCGGCTCCACCGGGCGTTCCTCCGGCGCGCACCTGCATTTTGAGTTGATGGCAGGCTCAAAGGTGAATCCATGGGACTATTTACCGCCGCCTTAA
- a CDS encoding helix-turn-helix domain-containing protein, giving the protein MNFLSSNKPMPDINEFYSTEQAANVLGFTVASVRQLVYKKKIESRRFGRSLLIPKKSIKEYLEKTRGMSKNDPRRRIK; this is encoded by the coding sequence ATGAATTTTCTATCATCAAACAAACCAATGCCCGATATCAATGAGTTCTATTCAACTGAACAAGCCGCCAATGTCCTGGGATTCACCGTGGCTTCAGTCCGTCAATTAGTCTATAAAAAGAAAATTGAAAGTAGACGATTTGGGCGATCATTGCTTATCCCGAAAAAATCCATAAAAGAATATCTTGAAAAAACAAGGGGCATGAGCAAAAACGATCCCAGGCGAAGGATAAAATAA
- a CDS encoding SH3 domain-containing protein, whose product MKKTMLVFLLVLPALACTLTNGVTAQIPASTAGPSKPVRPAQVIEAEADTCTVSASNALNLREAPGTSSAVIAILKHGDLLTILPQPAQGVWIPVRAGQLHGWINSNYCER is encoded by the coding sequence ATGAAAAAGACCATGCTCGTTTTTTTGTTGGTACTCCCCGCCCTGGCGTGTACGCTCACAAACGGCGTGACGGCGCAAATCCCCGCCTCGACCGCCGGACCGTCCAAACCTGTGAGACCCGCCCAGGTCATCGAAGCCGAAGCGGATACCTGCACAGTGAGCGCGTCCAACGCCTTGAACCTGCGTGAAGCGCCGGGCACGTCATCCGCCGTCATCGCCATATTGAAGCATGGCGATCTATTGACCATCCTCCCCCAACCCGCCCAGGGCGTTTGGATCCCGGTCCGCGCCGGGCAGCTGCACGGATGGATAAACTCAAACTACTGTGAAAGGTAA
- a CDS encoding AAA family ATPase: MNTIVTSKDIVTKMRNRIPGSPEKPSRPEDAKPDCPKCQGYGWHQSKQYNNHWFLCPCVEDKKKGIQEIGNRFDPATIGLKAIELDLTWAHVKPGISDGTKAVDIVRPYYGRGFGLVYLWGAYGQAKTLIGKILIATAYRDGKKAAYANVSSVLDDIRLAYDEQEHKTTELLRRMKWWMEREVLFLDEIDKSHDTSWVKERLHQLIDERYAKAVRGEALTVIASNKSDEALDGYMKSRLHDRRIGKVVFLNGKDGRHVMPDGYKY; encoded by the coding sequence ATGAACACAATAGTCACATCAAAAGACATAGTTACAAAAATGCGAAATCGGATACCTGGCAGCCCTGAAAAACCATCCCGCCCCGAAGATGCGAAGCCTGATTGCCCGAAGTGTCAAGGCTATGGCTGGCATCAATCGAAACAATACAATAATCACTGGTTTCTGTGTCCGTGTGTGGAAGATAAGAAAAAAGGAATACAAGAAATTGGAAACCGATTTGACCCTGCCACCATCGGATTGAAAGCAATCGAGTTAGATTTGACTTGGGCGCATGTGAAGCCAGGTATTTCGGATGGGACTAAGGCCGTCGATATTGTGCGCCCATACTATGGGCGCGGATTTGGACTGGTTTACCTTTGGGGTGCTTATGGGCAGGCAAAAACTCTGATCGGGAAAATCCTAATAGCAACCGCATATCGTGATGGCAAGAAAGCTGCATATGCCAATGTATCTTCCGTACTGGATGACATCCGCCTGGCCTATGACGAACAGGAACACAAAACAACCGAACTTTTACGCCGCATGAAATGGTGGATGGAGCGGGAAGTTTTGTTTCTCGATGAAATAGACAAGAGCCATGATACTTCGTGGGTGAAAGAGAGATTGCATCAATTGATCGATGAGCGTTACGCAAAGGCGGTACGAGGGGAGGCCTTGACTGTGATTGCTAGCAACAAGAGTGACGAAGCTTTGGACGGTTACATGAAAAGCCGATTGCATGATAGACGAATTGGAAAAGTTGTTTTTCTGAATGGCAAGGATGGCAGGCATGTTATGCCTGATGGATACAAGTATTAG
- a CDS encoding recombinase family protein, protein MSDYIHPPPATLPPGSEVIAYLRDSGGPNQQESIGQQERVILDYCRTHGLALVRIYSETASGRKTKNRDQFLEMCNSVMTCPDDIRPRGLILWAYSRFSRDIVDFNFYLYGLIKSGLIIHSLTEQIPDGIAGQIMLSVKAFTNADYSIQLGKQIKRGIADRVKAGYNNGGTPPKGYRIVRDYHGSRRNGSTRIGIKWEPDPVLAPLVRLAWELRADGVSYTEITKATHGKIYTSINAWVTHFRNESYLGIGKAGDLRVPDHHEPLITWELWQAVRDVETINKKRHHFRRMKFPSLLAGLAHCLYCGAALVVHTSKGYRSYVCGKRDRKKGFSDCPTSRRVNAPKAEAKILETVLNRILSPEFAYAVLDDVKRQMANTDKLDREIGEANNALIDAERSIKRLVKLAEDTGDIEEIKSRLVELKRQQAEYSARIRTLKAEQEQGTPDITPEALTMVFDTWRDQIQNANDQGEIVAARKLLYQFVRSIELGYNKAVIHYTYPLVIPANSDSALCAHKTNF, encoded by the coding sequence ATGAGTGACTATATCCATCCGCCACCCGCAACCCTTCCACCTGGCAGCGAGGTCATCGCTTATCTTCGTGACAGCGGCGGACCCAACCAACAGGAAAGCATCGGCCAACAGGAAAGAGTCATCCTGGATTATTGCCGCACGCATGGGCTGGCGCTCGTGCGCATCTACTCCGAAACTGCAAGCGGAAGGAAAACAAAGAACCGCGATCAATTTTTGGAGATGTGCAATTCCGTGATGACCTGCCCCGATGACATCAGACCGCGCGGTCTGATCCTTTGGGCGTATTCCCGATTCTCGCGCGACATCGTGGATTTTAATTTCTACCTGTACGGCTTGATAAAAAGTGGATTGATCATCCATTCGCTGACCGAGCAGATCCCGGATGGGATCGCGGGTCAGATCATGTTATCTGTCAAAGCCTTCACCAATGCGGATTATTCCATCCAGCTTGGAAAGCAGATCAAGCGCGGCATTGCGGACCGGGTCAAGGCGGGATACAACAACGGCGGCACGCCTCCAAAGGGCTATCGGATCGTGAGGGATTATCACGGCTCGCGGCGCAATGGCAGCACGCGCATTGGAATCAAGTGGGAACCGGATCCGGTCCTGGCTCCGCTGGTACGCCTCGCCTGGGAACTTCGCGCCGATGGTGTAAGCTATACGGAGATCACAAAAGCAACGCATGGAAAAATCTACACCTCGATCAATGCCTGGGTGACACACTTCCGAAACGAAAGTTATCTTGGCATTGGCAAGGCTGGCGATCTGCGCGTCCCTGATCATCACGAACCTTTGATCACCTGGGAACTTTGGCAGGCAGTCAGAGACGTGGAAACGATAAATAAAAAACGCCACCACTTCCGGCGGATGAAATTCCCGTCCCTGCTGGCTGGCCTGGCTCATTGTCTTTACTGCGGCGCGGCGCTGGTTGTCCACACGTCCAAAGGCTACCGGTCGTATGTCTGCGGAAAGCGTGACAGGAAAAAAGGTTTTTCAGATTGCCCGACTTCGCGGCGCGTCAATGCACCCAAAGCCGAGGCGAAGATTTTGGAAACCGTACTGAATCGCATCCTGTCCCCTGAATTTGCTTATGCGGTCCTGGACGATGTGAAGCGTCAAATGGCGAACACGGACAAATTGGACCGGGAGATCGGAGAAGCAAATAACGCCCTCATCGATGCGGAGCGCTCGATCAAGCGCCTGGTCAAGCTGGCGGAGGACACCGGCGACATTGAAGAGATCAAAAGCCGCCTGGTGGAACTCAAACGACAACAGGCGGAATACAGCGCACGCATCCGCACTTTGAAAGCGGAGCAAGAACAAGGGACACCGGATATCACTCCCGAAGCCCTGACCATGGTCTTTGACACCTGGCGCGATCAGATCCAAAATGCCAACGACCAGGGCGAGATCGTCGCCGCAAGAAAACTGCTTTATCAGTTTGTGCGAAGCATTGAACTTGGATACAATAAGGCTGTCATTCACTACACCTACCCTTTGGTCATTCCCGCCAACAGTGACTCCGCCCTGTGCGCCCACAAAACCAACTTTTGA
- a CDS encoding DUF4118 domain-containing protein — MNSAVMRNSPFLSHFLQYLSAVGFVIFITAVFFVLRDALDTTLVALLYLIPIGLISAYWGLGPGIISALLTFLTLNYLFIKPYYTFTVHRPIDVVILVIFLIVAIVINQLVGQMQAGLAAATAREREATQLYELGTALAGFHDDHAIAEILAKQVQDVSRGEAVELNITGTHSFAFRLPESFTPTHPPEWVLPIQVARGVLGEIRLWRASPVLTSSEKRLLQTFASQGALALERARLAQAESRARVLEESDRLKSAILSSVSHELRTPLSTIKAAASSLRGNDVSWDSAARSELIAAIDDEADHLNMLVGNLLDMSRIESGVLKPKREWNILSEIVGSVLARMKHLAEEHRVEVDVPESLPLVPVDYVQMEQVFTNLVSNGLKYAPEKTVIRVRAFVEGDSIHVVVSNQGPQVPQEHLERIFDKFFRITAAAQVTGTGLGLSICKGIIEAHGGRLWAENVPDGLAFNFTLPLILDGVSPPTMPMDTENE; from the coding sequence ATGAACTCCGCGGTCATGCGGAATTCACCTTTTCTCTCCCACTTTCTGCAATACCTTTCCGCTGTTGGGTTTGTCATTTTCATCACAGCGGTTTTCTTTGTATTGCGTGATGCACTCGATACAACCCTGGTTGCACTTTTGTATCTCATTCCGATCGGGTTGATCAGTGCCTATTGGGGGCTTGGGCCCGGCATCATCAGCGCGTTACTCACATTCCTGACGTTAAATTACTTGTTCATCAAACCGTATTACACCTTTACAGTACATCGCCCCATAGACGTGGTCATTCTCGTCATTTTCTTGATCGTTGCCATTGTGATCAACCAGTTGGTGGGGCAGATGCAAGCCGGTCTTGCCGCGGCGACGGCGCGCGAACGAGAAGCTACACAACTCTACGAGCTCGGCACGGCGCTGGCAGGATTCCATGATGACCATGCCATCGCAGAGATCCTTGCAAAACAGGTGCAGGATGTCTCGCGAGGGGAAGCAGTGGAACTCAACATCACAGGCACACATTCCTTTGCCTTTCGACTGCCTGAATCGTTTACACCCACACATCCGCCTGAATGGGTGCTGCCAATTCAAGTGGCACGCGGTGTTCTCGGAGAGATTCGGCTTTGGAGAGCCTCGCCAGTCCTAACGTCCAGCGAGAAACGTTTATTGCAGACCTTTGCCAGTCAGGGAGCGCTGGCATTGGAGCGGGCGCGGCTCGCGCAGGCGGAGTCTCGTGCCCGAGTCCTTGAAGAAAGTGACAGGTTGAAGTCCGCGATTTTGTCGTCTGTCTCGCACGAATTACGGACACCGCTTTCCACCATCAAAGCTGCGGCTTCAAGTTTGAGAGGCAATGATGTCAGTTGGGACTCCGCCGCACGCTCTGAATTAATTGCCGCGATCGATGATGAAGCCGACCATTTGAATATGCTGGTTGGCAATCTGCTTGATATGTCGCGCATTGAGTCAGGCGTGCTTAAGCCAAAACGCGAGTGGAATATTTTGTCCGAGATCGTCGGCAGTGTCCTGGCGCGCATGAAGCATCTGGCAGAGGAACATCGCGTTGAAGTGGATGTTCCTGAAAGCCTGCCGCTTGTACCTGTGGATTATGTACAGATGGAGCAGGTCTTCACCAATCTGGTCAGCAACGGCCTGAAGTATGCGCCAGAGAAAACTGTGATCCGCGTACGTGCGTTTGTGGAGGGCGACTCGATCCATGTGGTGGTCAGCAATCAGGGACCGCAAGTGCCGCAGGAGCATCTTGAGCGAATCTTCGATAAATTTTTTCGCATTACTGCCGCGGCTCAAGTAACAGGCACGGGGCTTGGACTTTCGATTTGCAAGGGAATTATCGAAGCGCATGGCGGGCGGCTCTGGGCGGAGAATGTCCCTGACGGTCTGGCTTTTAATTTCACACTCCCATTAATTTTGGACGGCGTTTCGCCCCCAACAATGCCAATGGACACGGAGAACGAATGA
- a CDS encoding response regulator has protein sequence MTNAPHILVIDDEPQIQRAIRTILTEKGFKVTTASRGEDGLTLAAANEPDIVILDLGLPDMDGVEVCTRLREWTQCPIIILSVRDSERDKVAALDKGADDYLTKPFGIEELLARVRVALRHSMNSHGTRGRVIHAGAITIDLAWHIVKRGDEEVKLTATEYKLLAYLAANHGRVLTHQSILTHVWDPADANHIEYLRVYMRQLRKKLEADPERPQYILTEPGIGYRFIADE, from the coding sequence ATGACCAACGCCCCGCATATTCTTGTCATTGATGATGAACCGCAAATTCAGCGGGCAATTCGCACCATCCTGACCGAAAAGGGATTCAAGGTCACTACAGCCAGCCGCGGTGAAGACGGTCTCACACTGGCTGCGGCGAATGAGCCTGATATTGTGATTCTCGATCTGGGTTTGCCCGATATGGACGGCGTGGAAGTCTGTACGCGCCTGCGCGAGTGGACGCAATGCCCGATCATCATTTTATCCGTGCGCGACAGCGAACGCGATAAAGTAGCCGCTCTGGATAAAGGTGCGGATGATTACCTGACCAAGCCGTTCGGCATCGAGGAATTGCTGGCGCGTGTGCGCGTGGCGTTACGCCACTCCATGAACAGCCATGGGACGCGGGGTAGGGTCATCCATGCCGGTGCAATCACCATTGACCTTGCATGGCATATCGTCAAACGCGGTGATGAGGAAGTCAAATTGACCGCCACCGAATATAAATTACTTGCCTATCTCGCCGCCAATCATGGGCGCGTGCTCACACACCAAAGCATCCTTACGCATGTTTGGGATCCGGCCGATGCCAACCATATCGAATATCTGCGAGTCTACATGCGCCAGCTCCGCAAGAAACTGGAAGCCGACCCGGAACGCCCGCAATACATCCTTACCGAGCCTGGGATTGGCTATCGGTTTATCGCGGATGAATGA